The segment TATATAGCAATAGTAATACCATGAACATGggagtttgtttttgtgtttaaaattgtattagtgtgtattttaaaaatgtttctagcttgaaaaaacattgaataattttaacaatttcaaaataaagaataaaaaaatattttcaaataaaaagacttaataaataaaattcccTACACCATAGTGCAAAACGCACACAATAGTGTTTAGATTTGCGATCGCTTAGTAGGAAAACCAATAAAAGAAGTCACtatttgatggataaaattttttgaaaagcggtttttttaattaaaatgtttttaataaatcaaatgccCCTACCCCAATATTACTAATTCCAGGGATGAACTGGGACGGTACAATAATTTCATCTCATATCTACttcatatacaataaaaataataaattaattttaaaaggtgTAACTTAACtggtcaaattttaaatttgttctcTAGAGATCATTAGTTCGAATATCTTAAATCTCATGGCTATTGGAGACTTACATAGTCATTAACTTCAAAAcccgtaggattagtcgaggtgcacgcaagctggtccggacacccattttaataataataataataataaactagatcttatatttttgttttgcctttttttaaaaaaatctatgtttattttttgcaaaatatgttacaagaaaattaatgaatgtaaaatatttataatcaaattttaaatttaatttatttattaaaaaatattttcaattcatgaaatttcataaattctttCCATACATCTTTCACAgcaaaaattctttaaataCATCTTTCACAACAACTTCCAACTTTTCCGGTGACCATTATTTCATTACTATGCCGCTGCCAGCGGCACTCTCATCCTCACTCCACAATCACTAAATTTTATTTACCactatttttttacattgatatttattaaaaaaattatatataaaaagatattttatatataatgtaaaataaataccCTCTTGGaacattttatgattttaaaaaaatcatctcatatcttaaaatattttatttgtaacaAAACCCTACAAATATTTACATGACATTAATGCAACGCAGccattttttctaataaataaacaagaaggGCATTAAGGTCCGAAAAATCGTTAGACTAATAGCAAATTTGACGGCCTAATCtctattcttttcttgattctCATTTGCCATACTCatagaagaggaaagaaaatggttttataaattaattttgttttctttaatatttcaaaCGAAAAAAATTCAGTCTCTCCCTTCACTCAATGGCATTGACACCACctcccccaccaccaccaccacctccacccTTTTGAAGCATCTTAGAGAGGGTTTTGTGCTTGTCCTGTTCTTGTTCTGTTTTTGTTCTGGAAAGATaagttgttcttttttttagtggcttctttttgttgttaatgTTATCTTCTTGAGTGAAGGTGGCTTAGTTTCATGGTAAGAAAAACGGGCTGTTTTCAGATTTGAAAACTGTTGTTTGTTATGCTAAGATTCAAGCAGGATTTCATCTAGCTCTCTGTTCTTGCTCTGTTTTCCCTGTTTCAGTAGAATTCACATGGATTTGCTTGGTTCTGTCTCTTGTTACTTCTCTTCAGCTTCTTTATTTGTGAGTCTTTGTCTTTGATCtgatttggaagaaaataaataagccTTTCAGAAAGCAACTGAGCTGCCTTTCTTCTTAGAAACTTAATCAAGAAACAGGGgattcaatggagtcagatctTCAACACCagcatcattttcttcatggtcataaccagcaccaacaaattCATCAGAAACAAATGAATTCTGGGTTGACAAGATATCAGTCTGCACCAAgttcatatttttcaagtaatttaGACAGAGACTTCTGTGAAGAGTTTCTCAATAGGCCAACAAGCCCTGAAACAGAAAGAATTTTCGCGAGATTTTTAGCCAATTCCGGTGGCAATACAGAGAATATACCAGGTTCAAATCTTTGTGAGATTAAGCAAGATTCTCCAGTAAAAGAATCAGTCTCAAAAATTAACCAGCAACCCCAGATGATGGCTTCAATGAATAATCATAGTAGTGATACAAGgctgcatcaacatcaacatcagcAGCACCAACAGGGCAATTACTCTGCCTCACAGGGTTTTTATCAAAGTCGATCAAAACCTCCATTACCAGATCATAATCCAGGTTCTGGTATGAATCATAGATCAACGAATTCAACGGGGTTGGAGAGGTTGCCTTCCATGAAGCCTAGCAGTGGAAACAATCCGAATCTAGTTCGACACAGTAGCTCACCAGCAGGGCTTTTCTCCAAcataaatattgaatttgaaaatggTATGTTAAGTTTGTCTATTTGTTTTGATACCCTTTTGTTTCAGTCATTAGAAGATGAAAAATGATAAGAAAgtgtttgatttgataaaaaaaaattaaggcttTGTGTTAGCTTGTGCTTTTTTAAGTAACCAATGAATAGAATGGAAGGAAAGCAGAGAAATAATAGAAAGTGTAGAAAGTTGAAATTTTCTGTGTTATGAATGGACAGTTTCAGTTAAGTCAAGTGCTATTagttttttgattaaattcgTTTTCTGATAAGCAATCATTTGAACTAGCAAGTGGgagttaaaaaattttgaaatatcaacaggacttattatttttaatactccAAGTTGTTTGATTCATGGTCTTAGAGTGAGTTTTCTGTTTCCTTCTTTGATGCCACTCAGTTTcttgttttgagttttgattgaCTGGAGTTATGAAAATGGGACAAAAATAATCTTAGGATATGGCAGGCTATGCTGTATTGAGAGGTATGGGAGATCTTGGAGCAGGTAATAGAGACACAACTTATTCTGCAGCTGGTAGGCCACCTTCATCTTCAGGGATAAGGAGTACAATTGCTGAAATGGGAAACAAAAACATGGGCGAAAATAGCCCAGACAGTGGTGGTTTTGGTGAAACTCCTGGCAATAATTATGATTACCCTATTGGATCATGGGATGATTCGGCTGTGATGTCTACTGGTTCAAAAAGACACCTTACAGATGATGACAGAACACTTTCTGGTCTAAATTCATCGGAAACTCAGGTGCCACAGTTTTCTATACTGGCATGTGTTAATTCTTCATCTATCTTAACGATTTGCATACGTTTTAGTTTATAGGATAATGGAATGGAGAACATGGACTCAAGTTTGATAAGATCGCTTTtgcttgagattttttattttaccataaTTCTGGTTGTTTAGCAGAATGAAGAGGCAGGAAATCGCCCTCCAATGTTGGCTCGTCACTTGAGCTTGCCAAAAACATCAGCAGAGATGTCTACCATTGAAAACTTTTTGCAATTTCAAGATTCTGTTCCTTGTAAGATCAGAGCCAAGCGTGGTTGTGCCACCCATCCAAGAAGCATTGCTGAGAGGGTAAAGTCTCTTTAGTGCATTTCTTGGTCATTATTTCTACTTTGAGCTAAGCATGGTTTTGGGATCTTTAATCTCTATAGTTAATACCAGCAATTTTCCCCTTAATCACCCTTTTTGGATTAATTCTTGATGTCCTTATAGATATGAATGATGTGTAGGTGAGAAGAACTAGAATTAGTGAACGAATGAGGAAACTCCAGGACCTTGTACCAAACATGGACAAGGTAGAATCTTTCACTAGCACTTCCTTTTTCTATATCTGTGCTAGTTTTGTTTAAGCTTAGATATTGCTTTGTTTCCCTATTtgcagcaaacaaacacatcgGACATGCTGGATTTGGCTGTTGACTACATTAAAGACCTTCAAAGACAATTCAAGGTATGCTACAACAACGAATTTAAACCAAAACCCTCTAGTAAAACACCCACCTAATGCCCTGTGAAGAAGTTCCGTCTTATGTTCAAATAGCTCCTGTTTCATTCAtgtttcatgttcttttttccAGGCACTTTCAGAGAATCGTGCAAGATGTACATGCTTAAAGAAGCAGCAGCCCTAGCTGAAAAAACCGAAGTAAGAATTGGTTTGTATGTATAGAACTAATAAGAATTTGCAAGACGAGAGATAAAGGCGACGCTAGGTTCTCTTTTGCActgaaaaagatgaagataCAGCTTAGCCATAGGCTATTTATTATGTGGGGGTGGGAGAGTGAAGCTCAAGAGTGCATTTAAAGCTAACTGCAAGATTCATCCAACCTAAACACTATAATGGTTATAGACGAAGTGATAGAAAACCAGCTGGCATGCATGTTGTAACATATAGTTCTAGTCTTTGGAACTTAACCAAATTAAGGGAAATCTATGTGCTAAAAGAAAGAGATAGTTGTGGTGTTGCTGCTGCTTTTTATAAATTCCCCTCATCTCTTGTCTTGCTAAGAAGAAGATTATTAGCACTTTACAAGTTTTTGTCTTGAAATAAAGAGTGGTGCTAATGGTGCTATCAATGATTGCATCATTTCGTACAAGTTGGAAGCAGGTGGGGACTACTTTCCTTCTATTGACGCCATTGATTGAAGAATTTGTGGTCTAATTTAAGGCACAATGGGATTAACCAAGCTCCACCACCCACCTTGCTTTGTCTTGTTTGGGTCAGCGCTACAGAATGCAGTGTGCTGTTTCCTAATATGTTCCTGATTTATCTTTGCTCTTTTGTCCCACTATATTCCCTTGTGAGAAGGGAAGGTCCAGGTTAAGTGTGTTTCCTCCTTTTCTCCACCACCACTAGGGTTCCTAGTCTTCAATCACGAAGTGGACGGGGGACTCATTCTTCACCAAGCAACCAAGATAACATTACAATTCCTTTGTCATTTCCTAGAGAACATCAATATTGCTCGAGGGAAACATTCGCTAGTGTTTGGCTACTGTCGAGatgaagatattaaaaataaaaaagacatgtttcatgtctgaaattcattttaaaattgtctcatatatcttttttttatttaaaaaaattaaatcttttaactaATGTGTTCTGTTACCACTAAACATAATTAGAGATAGTTTTGGATTTTCTAAAAATGGGAGTGCATGGATCCAAATAGTATCCTTTTATGTTGATCTTATCCTTCTAGGAAACTAGCCATCATTGACAAAGATTTTCTATACcttttcttagaaaaaagaatttatttccCATATCTTTAGTCACGAGTCACCATACAATTTTGTTTGTGACAAGAATTGTCTTAAACGCGATGGTTTTGTCGTGTTTTCAAACGTCAAATCAGCTTGTTTAGCATTAATCTAGTGATTGAAACTAGAGAGAGAAATTTGTTGGTGGGTAGAGGAAAGTAATTATCAAGAACCAATTATTGATTTGTTACTTTCAATTATTTCATGtatcttttcaagaattttctTCGATTGTTTTGTTCAGTAATGTGAACCACAAataattttcttcattaaaaagATAAGTAATCTTATTGAAGAAATGTAATTCTAGTTTATGGAATCTTTCGACAAATGTGCCTTTGGACACATctaaaaagcattaaaataaattaaaataaatattcttaataCCAGCTAACTACCCACGAATTATAActtgaagaagagaaaaaaggagaTAATTAAGTATTAATGCGTGTTTAAGGGTGTAAGGACAAActtaaagtttatttaaaaatattcaagagcCAGTgataaaaagacataaaaaaataaattgcagaATTAATTCATCAGTTGACGGAGGTAATATCCATGACCagctttaaaaaatcattttttagacGACAACAGAGGCGGCAGCCTCTAGATACAGTATGATGAAGATTTTTATGATCCTATTTATACTAAGATAGATAAGGGCTGTTGATTAAAAATCCATTTCACAGATGCTGCATTTGGCTGTTGACTATCAAGACAAGATATGGCATGTTAATTATGAAGAAAGTTGATCCGAGCACCCTTCTCTGTGCTCAAGCTGCTCGGACTGGAAACTATTCGATCTTCAGCAGTCTGAGATAAGAGGAGGTTAACCAGTCAGAGCGTCCTCAACCTTGCAATGTCCTCAACCAAAATTGATGATTCTTATGTGCCAATATTAGTGAGTTTTCTGCCcttgccttttattttctacaCATTCCTTTATGAATCTTGACTTGAACTAAAGAAAATGTGTTGATATAATCTTAGCTAATGGCAAACAATGCTGTGCTGAGGCATGGAATTCGTACTGCTGAAACGGGGAACAGAAACATGGGAGAATGGTGGTTCTCGTGAAGCTGTAGCAATGATCATTTTGCTGATTTGTCTACTGGATAGTGGAAGTTTTATGCGATGTCTGTTGGTGCCAATCAATGATCATCGCAAACTGAGGtagattttcttcctttttccttgTCAATGCCCgtcagcttcttcttcttcttcttcttcttcttttctgtaTCACAATAGAATGAATTTCTTGTGTGAAAACTACTAGATGTTAGAAGTTTCTCCTTTTCTACATCTTTTAGTTTCGGGTGAGAAATTTACTCTGATTTCCCATTTGCAGCAAACATTGCAATACGTAGCAGACTCGTTGGATTTTGCTGTTGATTACTTATTTTACCTTACAAGAGAAGTTGAGCAGAATATTGATCCCAGAACCCTGCTTTGTGCTCAAGCTGCTGAGACTAGAAATCCCTATGTCTTCATCTGGCCAGCATAAAAGGATCTCAGACAGAGTGATGGTCATTGCCAATCTTAACCAGACTTCTCGGTGCTGTTGTTATGTTTGCCAGATTTGGAGAGAGATGAATTCAAGACATCACATTCTGATATTATTCTATAGATCCCACAACTCGAGCCCTACCTGATTCTctaaccctttttttattttatggagctccatttatcatcaatattactaATATGATaagtctatttttattttatagttcaTAAAGTATTGAATATACATGGATATGAACTTTAGACTCTATTTCATGGTTCTATGTTTCATAGATGAAATATAGTTTGTTTCTTaagtttagatttattttttaaaaactgaatttaaagaatttgaattaaaaattcatttgaatttataatttaaaatctcaTGAACTTATTTTCAATCTCAAAAATTGATTGGAAATACAAAATCTTACTTTAAGGAAATTACATTTTGACAGTCAAACACACATCAATTCACCTATCTCTTACCATGCTTTAAGAAATATCCTTAAATTTCTCATATtcaaattcagaaaaaaacaaaaccccaaGAGTCATCctagaagaaggaggaggacaCGTGTCAAAAACCCAATTACTACAACCACCGTTCAACatccataatttaaataaataaattccctctcaaatcacaaaatttgaatccatataaaaaaaatatagaaacagATTCAATGCCCTCAAAATAAATTCCAACGTTCGAAAACCACGAACTCCCCTGCAATCACGCACTTTTGTCTTCCTTTCTCTTCATGGAACAAGAAGAGCAAGCCGACTATACCACCCTCCGGCTCGGCTCCCCCACCGGCCCTGATCAAGTGGCTCAGCCACCTTCATTTGTCACTCTCTCCCCATTCCCTCCAATCTCAACTCCCTCCTCCCGCCGCCGGCTCTCGAGCCAGTTCACCCCGAGCCGAGCAGTCCCATTGGCTCGGCGGCTGGCTAGGGTGTCTTTGCAAGGGCGGCTTGTGGATGCTGAGGAAGCTAGCTCGGCTAAAGCCATTGGGTTGAGCGGGGAGGCGGGTGTGGCTTGGGAGCTGTTTAGTCCTGTTCAAAGGTTTCTGATTGTTGCTGTTATTGGGGTTGCTGTTTCTGAATCTAAGAAGAATAGGATCATTAATCAGCTCAAAAAGTCTGTGGAGCTTAGGGTTGTTGATTTTAACTTCATTTTATGAACGGGTttgttgtttttggattttggaaAGTGGGTTTGcttaaaaaatggttttttttttttagtttttgagtgTGAACTGGAGGTTTGGTGCTTGATTTTGTGTGAAAGGTAGGAACTTTAGAGGgtgtttggttttattttgatggcttaatttgttttctatgattttAGTTAGGAGTGTTTGTTTGAATTAATGGCTTTGTTTATTAGTTAGTTTTATCTGTAATGATGATTCCGTGGATCACTGGAGTTTAAAGATTCTGCTTTTGAAAGCAGTTTCATTAATTCTTGGGCTTTAGTATGATTggagtattaaaaatatatggtttAATGCTAGATTAGATTAATTGATTCTTAATGAGTGATCCCTTTATAAATGCTGGTATTCTATTTTGATAGTTAAGACAGCAGTTACAAATATTAGACTCCAGATATCATGGTTGAAaacatttttgaattttgaatccACTGGTATGAATGTCCATGTCTAGTGCACAGTTCCTTCTAACCCCATCCTTGTCCTGTTGCTCTTTATTGGTATTACCTTTTGCTTGAATGTGAGCAGGATtcagataaatttaaaagatgtaAAGAATGGATTGTAGGCTGTAGCCATGAGATCTGTCTGATTAA is part of the Populus nigra chromosome 8, ddPopNigr1.1, whole genome shotgun sequence genome and harbors:
- the LOC133702347 gene encoding transcription factor bHLH122-like isoform X3; protein product: MDLLGSVSCYFSSASLFKLNQETGDSMESDLQHQHHFLHGHNQHQQIHQKQMNSGLTRYQSAPSSYFSSNLDRDFCEEFLNRPTSPETERIFARFLANSGGNTENIPGSNLCEIKQDSPVKESVSKINQQPQMMASMNNHSSDTRLHQHQHQQHQQGNYSASQGFYQSRSKPPLPDHNPGSGMNHRSTNSTGLERLPSMKPSSGNNPNLVRHSSSPAGLFSNINIEFENGYAVLRGMGDLGAGNRDTTYSAAGRPPSSSGIRSTIAEMGNKNMGENSPDSGGFGETPGNNYDYPIGSWDDSAVMSTGSKRHLTDDDRTLSGLNSSETQQNEEAGNRPPMLARHLSLPKTSAEMSTIENFLQFQDSVPCKIRAKRGCATHPRSIAERI
- the LOC133702347 gene encoding transcription factor bHLH122-like isoform X1; amino-acid sequence: MDLLGSVSCYFSSASLFKLNQETGDSMESDLQHQHHFLHGHNQHQQIHQKQMNSGLTRYQSAPSSYFSSNLDRDFCEEFLNRPTSPETERIFARFLANSGGNTENIPGSNLCEIKQDSPVKESVSKINQQPQMMASMNNHSSDTRLHQHQHQQHQQGNYSASQGFYQSRSKPPLPDHNPGSGMNHRSTNSTGLERLPSMKPSSGNNPNLVRHSSSPAGLFSNINIEFENGYAVLRGMGDLGAGNRDTTYSAAGRPPSSSGIRSTIAEMGNKNMGENSPDSGGFGETPGNNYDYPIGSWDDSAVMSTGSKRHLTDDDRTLSGLNSSETQQNEEAGNRPPMLARHLSLPKTSAEMSTIENFLQFQDSVPCKIRAKRGCATHPRSIAERVRRTRISERMRKLQDLVPNMDKQTNTSDMLDLAVDYIKDLQRQFKALSENRARCTCLKKQQP
- the LOC133702347 gene encoding transcription factor bHLH122-like isoform X2 — translated: MDLLGSVSCYFSSASLFKLNQETGDSMESDLQHQHHFLHGHNQHQQIHQKQMNSGLTRYQSAPSSYFSSNLDRDFCEEFLNRPTSPETERIFARFLANSGGNTENIPGSNLCEIKQDSPVKESVSKINQQPQMMASMNNHSSDTRLHQHQHQQHQQGNYSASQGFYQSRSKPPLPDHNPGSGMNHRSTNSTGLERLPSMKPSSGNNPNLVRHSSSPAGLFSNINIEFENGYAVLRGMGDLGAGNRDTTYSAAGRPPSSSGIRSTIAEMGNKNMGENSPDSGGFGETPGNNYDYPIGSWDDSAVMSTGSKRHLTDDDRTLSGLNSSETQNEEAGNRPPMLARHLSLPKTSAEMSTIENFLQFQDSVPCKIRAKRGCATHPRSIAERVRRTRISERMRKLQDLVPNMDKQTNTSDMLDLAVDYIKDLQRQFKALSENRARCTCLKKQQP